A genomic window from Osmia bicornis bicornis chromosome 6, iOsmBic2.1, whole genome shotgun sequence includes:
- the LOC114874948 gene encoding uncharacterized protein LOC114874948 isoform X2 — MSRCDTVSKTPSSLIEATATTTAVAGSPLSWHIPRPSLVGRSERDSENGSWAHLHPNSPSRGSTSSQGSTASTHSAASGTLLLTAANLANLAAIHPPTVTAPKQMDTASVASSTHFTVVNGLGRPTTVYRKSCCARHQLTVLVCTMSFLFMVGLLLGILYMEMRIRDKYH, encoded by the exons ATGAGTCGTTGCGACACCGTTTCGAAAACGCCGAGCTCTCTG ATCGAGGCGACGGCAACTACGACCGCGGTAGCTGGTAGCCCGCTTTCCTGGCACATTCCAAGGCCGTCCTTGGTCGGTCGAAGCGAGAGGGACAGTGAAAATGGTAGCTGGGCTCATCTGCACCCGAACTCACCGTCGAGAGGATCCACGTCCTCGCAAGGCTCTACCGCCAGCACGCAC AGTGCCGCATCGGGCACGTTGTTATTGACGGCAGCGAATCTGGCCAATCTCGCGGCTATTCATCCACCCACGGTAACGGCGCCAAAACAAATGGACACCGCCTCGGTGGCGAGCAGCACCCACTTCACCGTCGTCAACGGTCTAGGTAGACCGACGACTGTATACAGGAAGTCCTGCTGCGCCAGACACCAGCTCACCGTGCTCGTCTGCACGATGAGCTTTCTATTCATGGTCGGCCTACTTCTGGGAATCCTCTACATGGAAA TGAGAATTCGCGACAAGTACCATTAG
- the LOC114874948 gene encoding uncharacterized protein LOC114874948 isoform X3 codes for MSIEATATTTAVAGSPLSWHIPRPSLVGRSERDSENGSWAHLHPNSPSRGSTSSQGSTASTHSAASGTLLLTAANLANLAAIHPPTVTAPKQMDTASVASSTHFTVVNGLGRPTTVYRKSCCARHQLTVLVCTMSFLFMVGLLLGILYMEMRIRDKYH; via the exons ATCGAGGCGACGGCAACTACGACCGCGGTAGCTGGTAGCCCGCTTTCCTGGCACATTCCAAGGCCGTCCTTGGTCGGTCGAAGCGAGAGGGACAGTGAAAATGGTAGCTGGGCTCATCTGCACCCGAACTCACCGTCGAGAGGATCCACGTCCTCGCAAGGCTCTACCGCCAGCACGCAC AGTGCCGCATCGGGCACGTTGTTATTGACGGCAGCGAATCTGGCCAATCTCGCGGCTATTCATCCACCCACGGTAACGGCGCCAAAACAAATGGACACCGCCTCGGTGGCGAGCAGCACCCACTTCACCGTCGTCAACGGTCTAGGTAGACCGACGACTGTATACAGGAAGTCCTGCTGCGCCAGACACCAGCTCACCGTGCTCGTCTGCACGATGAGCTTTCTATTCATGGTCGGCCTACTTCTGGGAATCCTCTACATGGAAA TGAGAATTCGCGACAAGTACCATTAG
- the LOC114874948 gene encoding uncharacterized protein LOC114874948 isoform X1, with protein MSGIQINVEEASNDGREDFVRDIEATATTTAVAGSPLSWHIPRPSLVGRSERDSENGSWAHLHPNSPSRGSTSSQGSTASTHSAASGTLLLTAANLANLAAIHPPTVTAPKQMDTASVASSTHFTVVNGLGRPTTVYRKSCCARHQLTVLVCTMSFLFMVGLLLGILYMEMRIRDKYH; from the exons ATGTCTGGAATTCAAATCAACGTGGAGGAAGCCTCCAACGACGGGCGCGAGGATTTCGTTCGAGAC ATCGAGGCGACGGCAACTACGACCGCGGTAGCTGGTAGCCCGCTTTCCTGGCACATTCCAAGGCCGTCCTTGGTCGGTCGAAGCGAGAGGGACAGTGAAAATGGTAGCTGGGCTCATCTGCACCCGAACTCACCGTCGAGAGGATCCACGTCCTCGCAAGGCTCTACCGCCAGCACGCAC AGTGCCGCATCGGGCACGTTGTTATTGACGGCAGCGAATCTGGCCAATCTCGCGGCTATTCATCCACCCACGGTAACGGCGCCAAAACAAATGGACACCGCCTCGGTGGCGAGCAGCACCCACTTCACCGTCGTCAACGGTCTAGGTAGACCGACGACTGTATACAGGAAGTCCTGCTGCGCCAGACACCAGCTCACCGTGCTCGTCTGCACGATGAGCTTTCTATTCATGGTCGGCCTACTTCTGGGAATCCTCTACATGGAAA TGAGAATTCGCGACAAGTACCATTAG